One window from the genome of Canis lupus dingo isolate Sandy chromosome 15, ASM325472v2, whole genome shotgun sequence encodes:
- the LOC112654846 gene encoding 40S ribosomal protein S6-like, translating into MKLNISFPATGCQKLIEVDDARKLRTFYEKHMATEVAADALGEEWKGYVVRISSGNDKQGFPMKQAVLTNGRIRLLLSKGHSCYRHRRTGERKCKSVQGCIVDANLSVLNLVIVKKGEKDIPGLTDTTVLRRVGPKRASRIQKLFNLSKEDDVRQYVVRKPLNKEGKKPRTKAPKIQRLVTPRVLQHKRRRIALKKQCTKKNKEEAAEYAKLLAKRMKEAKEKHQEQIAERRRLSFLRASTSKSESSQK; encoded by the coding sequence ATGAAGCTGAACATCTCTTTCCCAGCTACTGGCTGCCAGAAACTCATTGAAGTGGATGATGCACGCAAACTGCGTACCTTTTATGAGAAGCATATGGCCACAGAAGTTGCTGCCGATGCTCTGGGTGAGGAATGGAAGGGTTACGTGGTGCGAATCAGTAGTGGCAATGACAAACAAGGCTTCCCCATGAAGCAGGCTGTCTTGACCAACGGCCGCATCCGCCTGCTGCTGAGTAAGGGGCATTCCTGCTACCGACACAGGAGGACTGGAGAGAGGAAGTGCAAATCTGTTCAGGGTTGCATTGTGGATGCCAATCTCAGTGTTCTCAATTTGGTTATTGTGAAAAAAGGGGAGAAGGATATTCCTGGACTCACGGATACTACTGTGCTTCGTCGCGTGGGGCCCAAAAGAGCCAGCAGAATCCAAAAGCTTTTTAATCTGTCAAAAGAAGACGATGTCCGCCAGTATGTTGTTAGAAAGCCCCTaaacaaagaaggtaagaaaccTAGAACCAAAGCACCCAAGATTCAGCGTCTTGTTACTCCACGTGTCCTCCAACACAAACGTCGGCGTATTGCTTTGAAAAAACAGTgtactaagaaaaataaggaagaggctGCAGAATATGCTAAACTTTTGGCCAAGAGAATGAAGGAGGCCAAAGAAAAACACCAGGAACAGATTGCCGAGAGACGGAGGCTGTCCTTTCTGAGAGCTTCTACCTCTAAGTCTGAGTCCAGTCAAAAATGA